The Acidobacteriota bacterium DNA segment CCGCCCACCGTTCGATGAGCAAGTCGCCGTCGCCGAAGATCTCCAACAGGATTTCACCGTTTTTGTTCGGGCGCATCCGCACGTCACGCACCTTCTGCAGATGCTCCCGATCCAGCGAGTCAGCGATGCGGAGGACGGCAGCAATGCGCAACACCTGCGCCCGTTCCGCCTCGGAGAGGCGCTCGAACTCCGGATGGCGGAGCGACGGCTCCGTCTTGCGATGGTAGCGCGCCACTGTCGCCACCACTTGCATCTCCCGCGGCGTGAGGTTGGCCAGCTCGGAATTCGCGATCAGGTAGTGCGAATGCTTGTGATGGCGTTTGTAGCTGATGAAACTGCCGATGTCGTGCAGCAACGCCGCCGTCAGGAGCAGGTTCAGGTCGGTCTCGGGGACCAGTTCCGCCCGGCGCAGTTGATCGAACAGGATACGGGCCAGGTGGGCGACGTGCCGGGCGTGGGCTTCGTCGAACATATAACGCCGCCCGAGTGTTATGGCATGAGCGATCACTTCCTGCTCAATCCGGTCGCAGTGGTCTGCCCGGGTCGCCAGCTCGTCGACCAGGTCCAGCAGGGTGCCGTCTTTGACCCCGACATGGGGCACGATGACCATCTCCTGCCCGGAAAGCACCGCCAGCCGTTCGAAGACCATTGCCGCCGGCAGAATGACATCGGCGTGGTCCGCCCGGAGGTCGAACTTCTCGATACGCTGCCGGTAAGACATCAGCGTCAGCGTGTCGATCAGCGCACGGAGGCGGTCCAGTGGGATCTGGCTGACTCCGTCCGGGTTCGGCTCGCAACCGGCCAGCCGAGCCGCCGCCTCGATGGTGCCGCCCGTGGCCACGAATCCGGCCGGCTTGTGGTGCCGCGCCGCGGTGGGGATCCGCAGGGTGCCGATGTACTCGGTGAGCAGGCGGCGAAAGCGTCCCGGCTCCTCGCCAGAGCCGGCGAGTTCCTCGAGCAGTCGCACCGAACCCATGGTGTGGGACTCGCTCCAGAGGACGCCCCGGATGTCCACCAGAGAAACTTCGACGCTGCCGCCGCCCAGATCGGCCAGCACCCACTGCTCACTCCCCAACTCCAGTCGGCGACGCACCGCCAGGTGCACGAGCCGGGCCTCCTCGGAACCCGAAATGGTGCGGAGTTCGATGCCGCTCTCCCGATACGCCCGCTCGACGAACTCGGGTCCGTTCCGGCTCTCCCGGACCGCGCTCGTGGCTACCGCCCGGCAATGTTCCACACCCAGATCCTTGAACCGATCGGCAAAGGCCTGCAAGGCCTGGATCGCGGCATCCATGGCCGCTTGCGTGAGCCGGCCGGAGAGAAACGCATCATGACCCAGCCGGACGGGGACACGCTGGTATTCCAGAACGGTAAATTCCGTGGGGGTCGCGAACTCTGCAGCCTGCATGCGGATGGCATTGGACCCTACATCCACCGCGCCCGCGCGCAGCGGAAACGCCGGCACCCTGACAGCCAACCCGCTGTCGCCACGTTTTCCTGATTGTTTTGATTGGATTTTCTTCCGGGCCATGCCGCTCCGTCCGCGTGGTACTGATTCAGTTAACTGTACGCGATTATACAGTTTAGTGAATGTGAAAGCTAGCCGATGGCAGTTGGCGGCGTATAGGTTTACTGTGAAGATTTGGTTCAGGCATCAACGGGCAGGCACGCCAAGCGGGGTCCACCTGAGAACGGTGATGACCGGCGGATCATCCGCCGGCCGGGCCGAGTTCCAGGCATGACGGAGCGAAGCTGACCGTGCCCGCGCTGCAGTCAGAACGGGATCAAGCCACGGTGATGTCTTTGCACAGATAGACGTCCTGGATGGCGTTGAGGAGCTTGACCCCGTCCGCCATGGACTTCTGGAAAGCCTTCCG contains these protein-coding regions:
- a CDS encoding Ppx/GppA family phosphatase, coding for MAVRVPAFPLRAGAVDVGSNAIRMQAAEFATPTEFTVLEYQRVPVRLGHDAFLSGRLTQAAMDAAIQALQAFADRFKDLGVEHCRAVATSAVRESRNGPEFVERAYRESGIELRTISGSEEARLVHLAVRRRLELGSEQWVLADLGGGSVEVSLVDIRGVLWSESHTMGSVRLLEELAGSGEEPGRFRRLLTEYIGTLRIPTAARHHKPAGFVATGGTIEAAARLAGCEPNPDGVSQIPLDRLRALIDTLTLMSYRQRIEKFDLRADHADVILPAAMVFERLAVLSGQEMVIVPHVGVKDGTLLDLVDELATRADHCDRIEQEVIAHAITLGRRYMFDEAHARHVAHLARILFDQLRRAELVPETDLNLLLTAALLHDIGSFISYKRHHKHSHYLIANSELANLTPREMQVVATVARYHRKTEPSLRHPEFERLSEAERAQVLRIAAVLRIADSLDREHLQKVRDVRMRPNKNGEILLEIFGDGDLLIERWAVQRKMDLFRKAYHRRVRIQTDKDAYVQS